One region of Gossypium raimondii isolate GPD5lz chromosome 6, ASM2569854v1, whole genome shotgun sequence genomic DNA includes:
- the LOC105771959 gene encoding uncharacterized protein LOC105771959, whose translation MPNLAKLEFVAVDITRKNYLSWMLDFEIHLDAKGLGETINEGNETASQDKAKAMIFLRHHLHEGLKTEYLIVKDPLVIWNSLKEKYDHQKIVILPKAHYVWLHLRLQDFKSTQYCEKGFKKYSELISYLLVVEQNKELLMKNHESRPAGSTLFPKANVTSYNRKDKGHTSSRGQGHGCGCGRGRGRGHGHE comes from the exons ATGCCGAACCTTGCAAAACTTGAATTTGTGGCTGTTGATATTACTAGAAAGAACTATTTATCTTGGATGTTAGATTTTGAAATACACTTAGATGCAAAAGGCCTTGGTGAAACTATTAATGAAGGAAATGAAACAGCTAGTCAAGATAAGGCCAAAGCTATGATATTTCTTCGTCATCACCTCCATGAAGGACTAAAGACTGAATATTTGATTGTTAAAGATCCACTTGTCATTTGGAatagtttaaaagaaaaatatgaccACCAAAAAATCGTAATACTTCCTAAAGCTCATTATGTTTGGTTGCATTTGAGATTACAAGATTTTAAATCT ACACAGTATTGTGAAAAAGGTTTTAAGAAATATTCTGAGTTAATATCTTATCTTCTTGTGGTTGAACAAAATAAAGAACTGTTAATGAAAAATCATGAGTCACGTCCAGCTGGCTCTACTCTATTCCCTAAAGCGAATGTGACATCATATAACCGAAAGGATAAAGGCCACACTAGTAGTCGTGGTCAAGGACATGGCTGTGGCTGTGGTCGTGGTCGCGGTCGAGGACATGGACATGAATGA